GTGCGCCGAACACGTCGAGATCATCGGCCGATGCCGCCCACGCGGCGCGGCCCGCTTCATCGTAATGCGACGCCGCAAGCTGCATCACCGCGTCGCGAAACAGGTCGGCAAGCACGGGCGTGTCACCGGCTCGTAAAGTGCGCCATTCAATATGATTGATTGCCATTGCTTCACCATTCGCGTTTCTGTCGCGCCCGAGTCGAGTTCGATGGAGTAGACTCGTCAGCGACCAACGTGTTCCATCCTCAACGGAGGCATTCGATGGCGGCAAAAAACATCCTCTTTCTGACCGGCGACTTCGCCGAAGATTATGAAACGATGGTGCCCTTTCAGGCGCTTCGGGCAGTCGGCCATCGCGTCGATGCGGTGTGCCCCGGCAAACGCGCGGGCGAACGCGTGAAGACTGCGATTCACGACTTCGAAGGCGATCAGACTTACAGCGAGAAGCCGGGCCATCAGTTCACGTTGAATGCGACGTTCGACGAAATCGAACTCGCGAACTATGACGCACTGGCAATCGCCGGCGGGCGTGCACCCGAATACTTGCGGCTCAATTCGAAGGTGCTCGACGTCGTGCGCCATTTCGCGTCGAATGGCAAGCCGATCGCGGCGATCTGTCATGCGGCACAGCTGCTGGCCGCCGCCGACGTGATACGCGGCAAGCGCATTTCCGCGTATCCGGCCTGTGCGCCCGAGGTCGCGCTGGCCGGCGGCGAATATGCCGATATCGCGATCGATGCCGCGCATACCGATGGTCAGTTCGTTACCGCGCCCGCATGGCCCGCACATCCGGAATGGCTGCGCCAGTTTCTCGTCGTGCTCGGCACACGCATCGAACTCTGAGCGTTGTGCGCAACGCGCCGCATAAGCATGCGGTGCGAGTGCGGAATCAAGTGCGGAATCAAGCGCGGAACCAAGCGCGGAACCAAGCGCGGCATCAAGCACAAGCCAATGTGCGGCAATTTCGCGCAACCGCGCGCGATTGAGAGTAATCCGATGGTCTGAAGGCAAAGGCATCTCTAGAGTCGGCGGCTGACTTTTGAGGGCCTCGTGATGGACCTGACCAACTGGATCATCATTCTCGCCATCGCATGGACTGCGGTGGCGTTTGTTTGCCTGCGGCCCCGCGCGGACTGGTCGATCGAAAATCTCGCGCGGCGCCGTGCCGGCACGCGCCTCATTGCGCAAGCGGTGCTGGCGGCGTGGAGCGCGGCGCTGATCGTCGTCCACGGTCTTGCGCTAGCGTGCGCGCATCGCGCCGGCGATGCAGCGCCGCTTGCATGGCTGATCTTTGCCGCGGCACTGTGCGCGTGCGGCTCCTACTGGCTGATCCGCGGTCTGAAGCTTCTCAGGACACGCCGCCTCTTCACCTCGTGCTGAGCGGCCAGATCGCAAAGCCGAGGTCTTGCGTCGCACCCGCCTCCTCGGTGGTTACCTCGTCTTCCTGCGGCAAACGCGAAGCGGAATCGGGCAGCGACAGATAA
The nucleotide sequence above comes from Paraburkholderia sp. SOS3. Encoded proteins:
- a CDS encoding DJ-1/PfpI family protein encodes the protein MAAKNILFLTGDFAEDYETMVPFQALRAVGHRVDAVCPGKRAGERVKTAIHDFEGDQTYSEKPGHQFTLNATFDEIELANYDALAIAGGRAPEYLRLNSKVLDVVRHFASNGKPIAAICHAAQLLAAADVIRGKRISAYPACAPEVALAGGEYADIAIDAAHTDGQFVTAPAWPAHPEWLRQFLVVLGTRIEL